From a region of the Molothrus ater isolate BHLD 08-10-18 breed brown headed cowbird chromosome 27, BPBGC_Mater_1.1, whole genome shotgun sequence genome:
- the LOC118696715 gene encoding peptide YY-like — MVPSPRPWRALVAVSLCVLLCLAAAYPPKPESPGEDASPEEMARYFSALRHYINLVTRQRYGKRGSPGAAGTELLLGTGSDRSRFDDDSSW; from the exons ATGGTGCCATCCCCGCGGCCGTGGCGCGCGTTGGTGGccgtgtccctctgtgtcctgctgtgcctggcgGCCGCGTACCCCCCAAAACCCGAGAGCCCCGGCGAGGACGCGTCCCCCGAGGAGATGGCTCGCTACTTCTCGGCCCTTCGCCACTACATCAACCTGGTCACGCGGCAGAG GTACGGGAAACGCGGCAGCCCCGGCGCCGcggggacagagctgctcctggggaccGGCAGCGACCGGTCACG GTTCGATGACGACTCCTCGTGGTGA
- the LOC129046948 gene encoding pancreatic hormone-like, with protein MAGIKGPARRWQQRHRGPGVSGSVPSSRRVPASLPEEEGVLSCAQLCACPLPPRCDPAVAVAAMAPPLLLVACAVVALLPLRPRAAPAQPAYPGDDAPVEELLRFYNDLQQYLNVVTRPRYGKRAGGRALGQEPLGAPGC; from the exons ATGGCGGGGATAAAAGGGCCGGCACGGCGGTGGCAGCAGCGGCACCGAGGACCCGGCGTGTCAGGCAGCGTCCCCTCGTCTCGCCGTGTCCCCGCGTCCCTGCCTGAGGAAGAAG gtgtgctcagctgtgctcagctgtgtgcGTGTCCCCTTCCCCCGCGGTGTGACCCCGCTGTCGCTGTCGCAGCCATGGCCCCGCCGCTGCTGTTGGTGGCGTGTGCGGTGGTGGCGCTGCTGCCGCTGCGGCCCCGCGCGGCCCCGGCCCAGCCTGCGTACCCCGGGGACGACGCGCCCGTGGAGGAGCTGCTGCGCTTCTACAACGACCTGCAGCAGTACCTGAACGTCGTCACGCGCCCGCG GTACGGCAAGCGGGCAGGCGGGCGAGCgctgggccaggagcccctgggagccccgggctgctga